From the genome of Papaver somniferum cultivar HN1 chromosome 2, ASM357369v1, whole genome shotgun sequence, one region includes:
- the LOC113351107 gene encoding SKP1-like protein 1B encodes MANRKITLKSSDGENFDVDEAVALQCETIKHMIEDGCADDAIPLPNVTSQTLAKVIQYCKKHVETTVGEDLHKWDAVFVKVGQHTLFDYILAANYLDIKSLLELTCQKAADELKDKTPEQICKYFNIKDDITPDEEEEEEVRKKAV; translated from the coding sequence ATGGCAAACAGAAAGATAACCTTGAAGAGTTCCGATGGAGAAAATTTTGATGTTGATGAAGCTGTTGCTCTTCAATGTGAAACCATTAAACATATGATTGAAGATGGTTGTGCTGATGATGCTATACCATTACCAAACGTGACAAGCCAGACGTTGGCTAAAGTTATTCAGTATTGCAAGAAACACGTTGAAACCACTGTGGGTGAAGATCTTCACAAGTGGGATGCTGTTTTTGTTAAAGTCGGTCAGCATACCCTGTTCGATTATATCTTAGCTGCAAATTATCTGGACATCAAGAGCTTGTTGGAACTGACTTGCCAGAAAGCTGCCGATGAGCTCAAGGACAAGACACCGGAGCAGATTTGCAAATATTTCAACATTAAGGATGACATCACcccagatgaagaagaagaggaggaggttAGGAAGAAGGCTGTCTAA
- the LOC113353340 gene encoding SKP1-like protein 1A isoform X2, which yields MADTKKMVTLMSSDGETFEVDEAVALQSGTIKHMIEDGCADNALLIPNVTSNILAKVIEYCKKHVEGETHQGDDHRRRRTVEEDLKNWDAEFIIKVDDYILFDLILAANYLNIKGLLDLTTQKVADTIKGKTSEQIRKYFYIKNDFTPEEEDKVRKEYEWAFE from the coding sequence ATGGCAGACACAAAGAAGATGGTAACCTTGATGAGTTCTGACGGAGAAACTTTTGAGGTTGATGAAGCTGTTGCGCTACAATCTGGCACGATTAAGCATATGATTGAAGATGGTTGTGCTGATAATGCTTTACTTATACCAAACGTGACAAGCAATATCTTGGCTAAAGTTATAGAGTATTGCAAGAAACACGTCGAAGGAGAAACCCATCAAGGAGATGATCATCGTCGGCGACGTACTGTGGAGGAAGATCTTAAGAACTGGGATGCTGAGTTTATTATTAAGGTCGATGACTACATCCTGTTCGATCTTATCTTAGCAGCAAATTATCTGAACATCAAGGGCTTGTTGGATCTGACTACCCAGAAAGTTGCGGATACGATCAAGGGTAAGACATCAGAGCAGATCCGCAAGTATTTCTACATTAAGAATGACTTCACCCCAGAGGAAGAAGACAAGGTCAGAAAGGAGTACGAATGGGCTTTCGAATGA
- the LOC113353339 gene encoding trifunctional (S)-stylopine synthase/(S)-nandinine synthase/(S)-canadine synthase-like — MEGIQWIILSILVGALMILCKSWFTKTMELPPGPRKLPVIGNLHQLNKGGELVHVTLAKMAQQHGKIMTVWFGGQQPSIVVSHHDAAWEVLVTKASDFSSRTLPYMSKFSSADWYTLATCNLGPFWQNLRKGLQTTTLNPHTFSAQVHLQEKDISNLILDLKEEASLNGGIVKPMIPLRRTTIQLIGRFCFGAEFEDKDGFVENIDTVMEETIRLSGHARLVDVFEFTRYIPGFRLLFKEAYELKRKIEETIRPYIRRYKSSTNCFLQFLLSQEDYSEEVVIFNLFEQFLLSTDSTSNTTSWALAYLIHNEKIQEKVYEEVQELTRSGRSREEMVTIEEVSKLKYVNAAVKEVLRMKPIAPLAVPHQAVCDSNLMGMKVRKGTPVMVNIYAVHYDPTVWVEPERFMPERFLSKPDVAMERSLIVFGAGRRICAGMDLAKLQVALTLANLVNSFRWSCVSEGQLPDLSEDLSFILRMKTPLVAHIVPR; from the coding sequence ATGGAAGGAATTCAATGGATTATACTTTCAATATTGGTCGGAGCATTGATGATACTCTGCAAGAGTTGGTTTACAAAGACCATGGAGTTGCCGCCAGGGCCACGGAAGTTACCGGTTATCGGCAACCTGCACCAACTAAACAAAGGTGGGGAACTAGTTCATGTGACTTTAGCAAAAATGGCTCAACAACATGGAAAAATCATGACAGTCTGGTTCGGCGGTCAACAACCATCGATCGTGGTGAGCCACCACGACGCAGCGTGGGAGGTTCTGGTGACTAAAGCTTCGGATTTTTCTTCTAGAACGCTTCCGTATATGTCAAAGTTCAGCAGTGCAGATTGGTATACTCTTGCCACATGTAATCTTGGTCCGTTTTGGCAAAATCTAAGGAAAGGTCTTCAAACTACAACTCTTAATCCTCATACGTTTTCCGCACAAGTTCATTTGCAAGAGAAAGATATTTCAAATTTGATTCTTGATTTGAAAGAAGAAGCTTCTTTAAACGGTGGGATTGTAAAACCAATGATTCCACTTCGAAGAACCACGATTCAACTTATCGGACGATTCTGTTTTGGTGCTGAATTTGAAGATAAAGATGGATTTGTAGAAAACATAGACACTGTGATGGAGGAGACTATTAGACTAAGTGGACATGCTCGTTTAGTAGATGTGTTCGAATTCACTCGGTACATACCTGGTTTCAGGCTTCTCTTCAAAGAGGCATATGAATTGAAGCGTAAAATCGAAGAAACTATTCGTCCATATATTCGTCGAtacaaatcatcaacaaactgttTCTTGCAGTTTCTCCTCAGCCAGGAGGATTACAGTGAAGAAGTAGTCATCTTCAATCTTTTCGAGCAGTTCTTGCTTTCAACTGATAGCACCTCGAACACAACTTCATGGGCACTAGCATATTTGATACACAACGAGAAGATTCAAGAAAAGGTTTATGAAGAAGTGCAGGAATTAACTAGATCTGGTCGTTCAAGGGAAGAAATGGTGACAATTGAGGAAGTGAGCAAGTTAAAGTATGTGAATGCAGCAGTAAAAGAGgtcttgagaatgaaaccaattgCGCCCTTGGCAGTGCCGCATCAAGCAGTCTGCGACAGCAACTTGATGGGAATGAAGGTGCGTAAAGGCACACCGGTGATGGTCAATATATATGCTGTGCACTATGATCCAACCGTCTGGGTCGAACCGGAGAGGTTTATGCCAGAGAGATTCTTAAGTAAGCCAGATGTAGCCATGGAAAGGTCATTGATTGTATTTGGTGCAGGGAGAAGAATATGTGCAGGAATGGATTTGGCGAAACTCCAAGTTGCTCTAACTCTGGCCAATCTGGTTAACAGTTTTCGCTGGTCATGTGTCAGTGAAGGGCAACTCCCTGACTTGTCTGAGgatctttcctttattttaagGATGAAGACACCTCTTGTTGCACATATAGTGCCTCGTTAG
- the LOC113351106 gene encoding cactin-like, producing MGRDGDRKRRNYSSSDDDRRIRKKSSSKRITKEEINEYLAKKAQKKLIKVAKKLKTESVSGYANDSNPFSDSNLNEKFLWKKKIQKLVSQGECIDEISVKSEKRRIKQRMAEIEKVNKRREERAFEKAQHEEEMSMLARERERAESQDWEKKEEEFHFNQSKIRSGIRLREGRIKPIDILSKYLDNSDDFEFEIDEPCMVFLGLTVKDIEELRMDIKMHLDLDRATPRHVEYWDALLVVCDWELAEARKKDALARARVRGNQPPPELLAEERGIHSSIEEDVKKLLHGKTYKELQVLQMQIESQMRSGTAKVVEYWEAVVKRLHIFKAKACLKEIHTNLLRSLQNPIKSENILEDVHDDPKPQAEEDIMHDVEDAGSYSPDKEAGSFSPELVHDDENEEAIDPEEDRIELERKRQAVGKEHKRRRLEAMASKPAPVDDNWELKANKVMGDVVDGDAVFGSGAEVNLDSQVYWWHDKYRPRKPKYFNRVHTGYEWNKYNQTHYDHDNPPPKTVQGYKFNIFYPDLVDKTKAPAYTIEEVEGSNGETCLIWFHAEPPYEDIAFKIVNKEWEYSHKKGFKCTFERGILHVYFNFIRYRYRR from the coding sequence ATGGGGAGAGACGGTGATAGAAAACGCAGAAACTATTCAAGTAGTGATGATGATCGAAGAATACGAAAGAAAAGTTCTTCTAAGCGAATCACAAAAGAAGAAATCAATGAGTATTTAGCCAAAAAAGCTCAGAAAAAGTTAATTAAAGTCGCGAAGAAACTGAAGACAGAATCTGTTTCTGGTTATGCTAACGATTCGAATCCATTTAGTGATTCTAATCTAAATGAGAAGTTTTTGTGGAAAAAGAAGATACAAAAATTGGTATCTCAAGGTGAATGTATCGATGAAATTTCAGTTAAATCTGAAAAGAGGAGAATCAAACAAAGGATGGCGGAGATTGAGAAAGTAAATAAGAGAAGGGAGGAAAGGGCTTTTGAAAAGGCACAACATGAAGAAGAGATGTCAATGTTGGCTAGAGAACGTGAGAGAGCTGAGTCCCAGGACTGggagaaaaaggaagaagagTTTCATTTTAAtcaaagcaagatcagatcaggaATTCGATTGCGCGAAGGCCGGATTAAGCCTATCGATATACTCTCCAAATATCTTGATAATTCAGATGATTTTGAGTTCGAGATTGATGAACCATGCATGGTGTTCCTGGGTTTGACGGTGAAGGATATCGAAGAGCTTCGCATGGACATAAAAATGCATCTAGATTTGGACAGAGCAACACCTAGACATGTAGAGTATTGGGATGCATTACTGGTGGTTTGTGATTGGGAACTAGCAGAAGCTCGAAAAAAGGATGCTCTTGCTCGAGCTAGGGTACGTGGAAACCAACCACCTCCTGAGTTGCTTGCTGAAGAAAGGGGCATACACTCAAGCATCGAAGAAGATGTGAAAAAACTCTTGCACGGTAAAACTTACAAAGAATTACAAGTGTTACAGATGCAGATTGAGTCACAGATGCGTTCTGGCACTGCCAAGGTAGTTGAGTACTGGGAGGCTGTTGTGAAACGACTTCATATATTCAAGGCCAAGGCTTGTCTAAAAGAAATTCACACCAATCTGTTGCGGAGTTTGCAAAACCCCATTAAGAGTGAAAATATTTTGGAAGATGTGCATGATGATCCAAAGCCGCAAGCTgaggaggatatcatgcatgatGTGGAAGATGCTGGGTCATATTCTCCGGACAAAGAGGCTGGATCATTTTCTCCAGAACTTGTGCATGATGATGAAaacgaagaagcaattgaccccGAAGAGGATAGAATTGAACTGGAACGTAAACGTCAGGCTGTCGGAAAAGAACATAAAAGACGACGTCTAGAAGCAATGGCATCAAAACCAGCACCAGTGGACGATAACTGGGAATTGAAGGCCAATAAAGTAATGGGAGATGTTGTGGATGGAGATGCAGTATTTGGGTCGGGAGCTGAAGTAAACCTAGATTCCCAGGTTTATTGGTGGCATGACAAATACCGTCCCAGAAAACCAAAATATTTCAACCGTGTACATACTGGATATGAGTGGAACAAGTACAACCAAACCCACTATGATCATGACAACCCGCCTCCCAAGACTGTGCAAGGTTACAAGTTTAACATATTTTACCCAGACCTTGTAGACAAAACAAAAGCACCTGCTTACACCATAGAAGAGGTGGAAGGCAGCAATGGTGAGACATGTCTTATATGGTTCCATGCAGAACCCCCGTACGAGGACATTGCATTCAAGATTGTTAATAAAGAGTGGGAGTACTCACACAAGAAAGGTTTCAAGTGTACCTTTGAGAGAGGAATTTTACATGTCTACTTCAACTTCATACGTTATAGATACCGCAGATAA
- the LOC113353340 gene encoding SKP1-like protein 1A isoform X1, giving the protein MSESVESDKMVTLMSSDGETFEVDEAVALQSGTIKHMIEDGCADNALLIPNVTSNILAKVIEYCKKHVEGETHQGDDHRRRRTVEEDLKNWDAEFIIKVDDYILFDLILAANYLNIKGLLDLTTQKVADTIKGKTSEQIRKYFYIKNDFTPEEEDKVRKEYEWAFE; this is encoded by the exons ATGTCCGAGTCAGTTGAGTCAGAT AAGATGGTAACCTTGATGAGTTCTGACGGAGAAACTTTTGAGGTTGATGAAGCTGTTGCGCTACAATCTGGCACGATTAAGCATATGATTGAAGATGGTTGTGCTGATAATGCTTTACTTATACCAAACGTGACAAGCAATATCTTGGCTAAAGTTATAGAGTATTGCAAGAAACACGTCGAAGGAGAAACCCATCAAGGAGATGATCATCGTCGGCGACGTACTGTGGAGGAAGATCTTAAGAACTGGGATGCTGAGTTTATTATTAAGGTCGATGACTACATCCTGTTCGATCTTATCTTAGCAGCAAATTATCTGAACATCAAGGGCTTGTTGGATCTGACTACCCAGAAAGTTGCGGATACGATCAAGGGTAAGACATCAGAGCAGATCCGCAAGTATTTCTACATTAAGAATGACTTCACCCCAGAGGAAGAAGACAAGGTCAGAAAGGAGTACGAATGGGCTTTCGAATGA
- the LOC113351109 gene encoding uncharacterized protein LOC113351109, with the protein MGSSSSSNSITQLHLTEDIYSEIFLHLPIDSIYEFRCVCKVWFSLLSDPNFIKTWNKLNLSVWTLILLDKQHTQDNSFIRFFTFAYPKLHSEFISHHHQNGFSLGFLNQKQNFNQNVNLVDGLFIIGSSNGLVLITTDLFNQKSYYVCNPLTEIWVLLPPPPPREDNWVVTGFLCNDDECFSKSTSYKVIQIPPMFSAAKEFKLEMFSSDLGEWSIYDVSCPPNVTWAFGKYDNLVAHNGVLYWFQKESCRILAVSGNRNNDKNDGGCGNEECRLISLPDRVMDGADKNITQCIGESEGFICYTIIKETERTLSVWVLLEAGWYLLHRNIIFHGILAEMESLFNGGAGAIDLIKGIQVLGFNPVDKSVVILGCNKYIWADNTRTKGYEQLRHPSFLGSNISVLIMVS; encoded by the coding sequence atgggttcttcttcttcttcaaattcaatTACTCAATTGCACTTAACAGAAGATATCTATTCAGAAATCTTTCTTCATCTTCCTATTGATTCAATCTACGAATTCAGATGTGTTTGTAAGGTATGGTTTTCACTTCTCTCAGACCCTAATTTCATTAAAACCTGGAATAAACTAAACCTTTCAGTATGGACATTGATTTTATTAGACAAACAACATACCCAAGACAACTCATTCATAAGATTTTTCACATTTGCATATCCTAAATTGCATTCAGAATTCATatctcatcatcatcaaaatgggTTTTCACTTGGGTTCTTGAATCAGAAACAGAATTTCAATCAGAATGTGAATTTAGTAGATGGATTGTTCATTATAGGGTCAAGTAATGGATTGGTTCTCATCACAACAGATTTATTTAATCAGAAGAGTTATTATGTTTGTAATCCACTCACTGAGATATGGGTTTTacttcctccaccaccaccaagaGAAGATAATTGGGTTGTGACTGGTTTCTTGTGTAATGATGATGAATGTTTTTCGAAATCTACGAGTTATAAGGTTATCCAAATACCACCTATGTTTAGTGCAGCAAAAGAATTTAAACTTGAAATGTTTTCTTCTGATCTGGGTGAATGGAGTATCTATGATGTTTCATGTCCTCCGAATGTTACTTGGGCCTTTGGAAAATATGACAATCTTGTTGCACATAATGGTGTTTTGTACTGGTTTCAAAAGGAAAGTTGCAGAATTTTAGCTGTCAGTGGTAACAGAAACAACGACAAGAACGATGGAGGTTGTGGCAATGAGGAGTGTAGATTGATTAGCTTGCCTGACCGAGTAATGGATGGCGCAGACAAGAATATAACACAATGTATTGGGGAATCGGAAGGATTCATCTGTTATACTATAATCAAGGAAACGGAGAGGACTTTGAGTGTATGGGTGCTCCTGGAAGCAGGCTGGTATTTGTTGCACAGAAATATCATATTTCATGGTATATTGGCGGAAATGGAATCTCTGTTTAATGGAGGAGCTGGTGCGATTGATCTGATAAAAGGAATTCAGGTTTTAGGCTTCAATCCAGTTGACAAAAGTGTGGTTATACTCGGTTGTAACAAGTACATTTGGGCTGACAACACCAGAACCAAGGGATATGAACAACTCCGTCATCCTTCTTTCTTGGGTAGCAATATTTCTGTTCTCATTATGGTTTCTTAA
- the LOC113351110 gene encoding uncharacterized protein LOC113351110 — translation MIFAKTDACGIPGHSPYMKMVAVMKHFAKGIAPDSLDDYTQMGATTIYYYAMKFMDAIIWIYNGRYMRQPTAQDTKKILAENEAWGFPGMLGSVDCFHWAWRACPMDQAGSYSGYKPYPSVVLQAVATYDRWTWNSYFGLGGKNNDLNVLHASGLFDIQLLGVAPPCHYQINGRNYDQGYYLRDGAYPMYGCIVQAYKPASNNRESLFNQYQEAKRKDIERAFGGLKGKFRIILKPCRYYKKSDMKAIMRGCLIMHNMCVKMEYRNADWRRMTGDEPQPPIQGNVRLALHILYNPAIWGQLRLELTTNIWNRHGEGLRDGDFPNMHMEDALPEVHEGTTDVDTDEDQCDPQGDGAFYENGE, via the coding sequence ATGATTTTCGCCAAAACGGATGCTTGCGGTATTCCTGGTCATTCTccatatatgaaaatggttgccgTCATGAAACATTTTGCCAAAGGCATTGCACCGGATTCCTTAGATGATTACACACAAATGGGAGCGACCACTATATACTATTATGCTATGAAGTTTATGGATGCAATTATTTGGATTTATAATGGTCGATATATGCGTCAACCTACCGCTCAAGATACAAAAAAGATTTTAGCAGAAAATGAAGCTTGGGGATTTCCTGGTATGCTTGGTAGTGTCGATTGTTTTCATTGGGCATGGAGAGCATGTCCAATGGATCAAGCAGGATCCTACAGCGGCTATAAGCCATATCCCTCGGTTGTTTTGCAGGCGGTAGCTACATATGATAGATGGACCTGGAATTCCTATTTTGGGTTGGGTGGGAAGAACAATGATCTTAATGtcttgcatgcttcgggtttgttCGATATACAACTTCTTGGTGTAGCACCTCCTTGTCATTATCAAATCAATGGAAGGAATTACGACCAGGGGTACTACCTAAGAGATGGTGCATATCCTATGTATGGTTGCATCGTGCAAGCATACAAACCTGCCTCAAACAACAGAGAATCTCTTTTCAATCAATACCAAGAAGCTAAAAGGAAGGACATAGAACGTGCATTTGGAGGTCTAAAAGGTAAGTTTCGCATTATATTGAAACCTTGTCGTTATTATAAAAAATCGGACATGAAGGCAATTATGAGGGGGTGCTTGATAATGCACAACATGTGTGTTAAGATGGAATATCGCAATGCGGATTGGAGGAGGATGACGGGAGATGAACCTCAACCGCCAATTCAAGGAAACGTAAGGCTAGCTCTTCATATATTGTACAACCCTGCGATTTGGGGACAACTTCGCTTGGAACTCACTACAAACATTTGGAACCGACACGGAGAAGGTTTGagagatggtgattttccaaacATGCATATGGAGGATGCCTTGCCGGAAGTTCATGAGGGTACAACCGACGTGGACACCGATGAAGACCAATGTGACCCTCAAGGAGATGGTGCATTTTATGAGAATGGAGAGTAA